One segment of Vulpes lagopus strain Blue_001 chromosome 8, ASM1834538v1, whole genome shotgun sequence DNA contains the following:
- the PEF1 gene encoding peflin translates to MASYPYGQGCPGGGGQAPGAPPGSYYPGPPHGGGQYSSGVPPGGGYGGGPAPGGPYGPPAGGGPYGGLPSGTPGGLYGGAAPGGPYGQPPPNSYGAQHPGPYGQGPPPGGIPPNVDPEAYSWFQSVDSDHSGYISIKELKQALVNSNWSSFNDETCLMMINMFDKTKSGRIDVYGFSALWKFIQQWKNLFQQYDRDRSGSISHTELQQALSQMGYNLSPQFTQLLVSRYCPRSANPAMQLDRFIQVCTQLQVLTEAFREKDTAVQGNIRLSFEDFVTMTASRML, encoded by the exons GGCTGCCCAGGAGGTGGAGGACAAGCACCCGGAGCCCCTCCGGGTAGCTACTACCCCGGACCCCCCCATGGTGGAGGACAGTACAGCAGTGGGGTACCCCCAGGTGGTGGCTATGGAGGGGGTCCTGCCCCCGGAGGGCCTTATGGACCACCAGCTGGTGGGGGACCCTATGGGGGGCTCCCCTCTGGAACTCCAGGAGGACTATATGGTGGTGCAGCCCCGGGGGGCCCCTATGGTCAGCCACCTCCAAATTCCTACGGTGCCCAGCATCCTGGGCCTTATGGACAGGGACCTCCTCCAG GTGGCATTCCTCCCAATGTGGATCCTGAGGCTTACTCCTGGTTCCAGTCAGTGGACTCCGATCACAGTGGCTACATCTCCATCAAGGAGCTGAAGCAGGCTCTGGTCAACTCCAACTGGTCCTCTTTCAATGACGAGACATGCCTCATGATGATTA ACATGTTTGACAAGACGAAGTCAGGCCGCATCGACGTCTATGGTTTCTCAGCCCTGTGGAAGTTCATCCAGCAGTGGAAGAATCTCTTCCAGCAGTATGACCGGGACCGCTCAGGCTCCATTAGCCACACGGAGCTGCAGCAAG CTCTGTCCCAGATGGGCTACAACCTGAGCCCCCAGTTCACCCAGCTCCTGGTCTCTCGCTACTGCCCACGCTCCGCCAACCCTGCCATGCAGCTAGACCGCTTCATCCAGGTGTGCACCCAGCTGCAGGTGCTGACCGAGGCCTTCAGGGAGAAGGACACAGCCGTGCAGGGCAACATTCGGCTCAGCTTCGAGGACTTCGTCACCATGACAGCTTCTCGGATGCTATGA
- the HCRTR1 gene encoding orexin receptor type 1 — MEPSATPGAQTGTPTSGRELSPSLVPPDYEDEFLRYLWRDYLYPKQYEWVLIAAYVAVFLVALVGNTLVCLAVWRNHHMRTVTNYFIVNLSLADVLVTAICLPASLLVDITESWLFGHTLCKVIPYLQAVSVSVAVLTLSFIALDRWYAICHPLLFKSTARRARSSILGIWAVSLAVMVPQAAVMECSSVLPELANRTRLFSVCDEHWADDLYPKIYHSCFFIVTYLAPLGLMAMAYFQIFRKLWGRQIPGTTSALVRNWKRPSDQLEDQGPGLSTEPPPRARAFLAEVKQMRARRKTAKMLMVLLLVFALCYLPISVLNVLKRVFGMFRQSSDREAVYACFTFSHWLVYANSAANPIIYNFLSGKFREQFKAAFSCCLPGLGPCGSPKAPSPRSSASHKSLSLHSRCSVSKVPEHVVLTSVTTVLP; from the exons ATGGAGCCCTCAGCCACCCCAGGGGCCCAGACTGGGACCCCCACCAGCGGCAGGGAGCTGTCTCCGTCACTGGTGCCTCCCGACTATGAAGACGAGTTCCTGCGCTATCTGTGGCGCGATTACCTGTACCCAAAGCAGTATGAGTGGGTCCTCATTGCTGCCTACGTGGCTGTGTTCCTAGTGGCCCTGGTGGGCAACACGCTGG TCTGCCTGGCCGTGTGGAGGAACCACCACATGAGGACGGTCACCAACTATTTCATTGTCAACCTGTCCCTGGCTGATGTGCTGGTGACAGCCATCTGCCTCCCGGCCAGCCTGCTGGTAGACATCACTGAGTCCTGGCTCTTCGGTCATACCCTCTGCAAAGTCATCCCCTACCTACAG GCCGTGTCTGTGTCGGTGGCAGTGCTGACTCTCAGCTTCATCGCCCTGGACCGCTGGTATGCCATCTGCCACCCGCTGTTGTTCAAGAGCACCGCCCGGCGCGCCCGCAGCTCCATCCTGGGCATCTGGGCTGTGTCATTGGCTGTCATGGTACCTCAGGCTGCCGTCATGGAATGCAGCAGCGTGCTCCCTGAGCTAGCCAATCGCACCcgcctcttctctgtgtgtgatGAACACTGGGCAG ATGACCTCTATCCCAAGATCTACCACAGTTGCTTCTTCATTGTCACCTACTTGGCCCCACTAGGCCTCATGGCCATGGCCTATTTCCAGATCTTCCGCAAGCTCTGGGGCCGCCAG ATCCCTGGCACCACATCAGCCCTGGTGAGGAACTGGAAGCGGCCCTCGGACCAGCTGGAGGACCAGGGGCCCGGCCTGAGCACGGAACCCCCACCTCGGGCCCGGGCCTTCCTGGCTGAGGTGAAGCAGATGCGAGCGCGGAGGAAGACGGCCAAGATGCtgatggtgctgctgctggtcttTGCCCTCTGCTACCTGCCCATCAGTGTCCTCAATGTCCTCAAGAG GGTGTTCGGGATGTTCCGCCAATCCAGTGACCGTGAAGCCGTGTACgcctgcttcaccttctcccACTGGCTGGTGTATGCCAACAGCGCTGCCAACCCCATCATCTACAACTTCCTCAGCG GCAAATTCCGGGAGCAGTTTAAGGCCgccttctcctgctgcctgcctggCCTGGGTCCCTGCGGCTCTCCGAAGGCCCCCAGCCCCCGCTCCTCTGCCAGCCACAAGTCCTTGTCCTTGCACAGCCGGTGCTCCGTCTCCAAAGTCCCCGAGCACGTGGTGCTCACCAGTGTCACCACGGTGCTGCCCTGA